In Trichoderma asperellum chromosome 1, complete sequence, a single window of DNA contains:
- a CDS encoding uncharacterized protein (EggNog:ENOG41~TransMembrane:14 (i46-68o88-106i118-141o147-164i176-195o207-228i240-260o272-295i316-336o348-369i376-395o407-428i449-470o490-509i)), with the protein MGQPEPLAGLESGVISGRTSSDLSQFPDKAELERLGRARPAVLKSWITEVGFIITVVMSMTMSEYFIGGFNIILPPVADALNIPENTRTWPAGVINLTTAAFLMPFSRLCDIYGARSVFLFGHIWFMIWSLVCGFSTNTIMLIICRALQGIGTSAFTPAGLALLGQTYRPGPRKNLVFAIWGAFACLGFYFGIFLGAVCADFMTWRWYFWIGAIIVFCIAVTGFLTIPRNLHEQDESIRMDWWGLCTIVPGLILVVFAFTDGGHAPHGWQTPYIYVTFIIGMLFLIAGVYTQGWVSAQPLLPADLFRPKYMKRLSLALFCLYGVFGLYLFYSSYYIETVLDTTPILTAAWFTPLAIGGVCLAVCGGFVMHMISNRILMMISSVGFLISVLLFAIIPDRVNGHPSTSFLYWAYIFPAMVCGTIGVDITYNVTNVFITTSMPRRLQATAGGLINTLLYLGMAFWLGIAEMAISEANRRKLPEGLSLRQQYKIGFWIGVAMTGLSLILVLTIKIGQAASELTADEKAAQAEREAVAN; encoded by the exons ATGGGCCAGCCAGAGCCTCTCGCCGGCCTGGAAAGCGGCGTCATCTCCGGCCGTACCTCCTCAGACCTCAGCCAGTTCCCCGACAAGGCCGAGCTCGAACGCCTCGGTCGAGCCCGCCCAGCCGTCCTCAAGTCCTGGATCACAGAGGTCggcttcatcatcaccgtCGTCATGTCCATGACCATGAGCGAGTACTTCATCGGCGGCTTCAACATCATCCTGCCTCCCGTGGCAGACGCCCTCAACATCCCCGAGAACACTCGTACCTGGCCGGCCGGCGTCATCAACCTGACCACCGCCGCTTTCCTGATGCCCTTCTCCCGCCTGTGCGACATCTACGGTGCCCGCTCCGTCTTCCTGTTCGGCCACATCTGGTTCATGATCTGGTCGCTCGTCTGTGGCTTCAGCACAAACACCATCATGCTCATCATCTGCCGAGCTCTTCAGGGCATCGGCACTTCGGCCTTTACGCCTGCGGGCCTGGCTCTCCTGGGACAGACATACCGACCTGGCCCTCGCAAGAACCTGGTGTTTGCCATCTGGGGCGCCTTTGCCTGTCTGGGATTCTACTTTGGCATCTTCTTGGGAGCTGTGTGTGCCGACTTCATGACCTGGCGGTGGTACTTTTGGATCGGtgccatcatcgtcttctgcATTGCCGTCACCGGATTCCTGACCATTCCACGAAACCTCCACGAGCAGGATGAGTCTATTCGCATGGACTGGTGGGGGCTCTGCACCATTGTGCCCGGCTTGATTCTGGTTGTCTTTGCCTTTACAGATGGAGGCCATGCCCCGCACGGTTGGCAGACCCCTTACATCTATGTGACTTTTATCATTGGCATGCTCTTCCTCATTGCCGGTGTCTATACGCAGGGCTGGGTCTCTGCTCAGCCGCTTCTCCCGGCCGACTTGTTCCGTCCCAAGTACATGAAGCGGCTGTCTCTGGCTCTGTTTTGCCTGTACGGTGTATTTGGCTTGTACCTATTTTACTCAAGCTACTA CATCGAGACTGTGCTCGACACCACTCCCATCCTCACTGCCGCCTGGTTCACCCCCCTAGCCATTGGCGGCGTCTGCCTCGCCGTCTGCGGCGGCTTCGTCATGCACATGATTTCTAACCGCATCCTCATGATGATTTCCAGCGTCGGCTTCCTCATCtccgtcctcctcttcgccatcatcccCGACCGCGTCAACGGCCACCCTTCCACCAGCTTCCTCTACTGGGCGTACATCTTCCCCGCCATGGTATGCGGCACCATCGGCGTGGACATCACTTACAACGTCACCAACGTCTTCATCACCACGTCCATGCCTCGGCGTCTCCAGGCCACTGCCGGAGGTCTTATCAACACCCTCTTGTATCTTGGCATGGCGTTTTGGCTGGGTATTGCCGAGATGGCCATCTCCGAGGCCAACAGGCGAAAACTGCCGGAGGGGCTCAGCCTACGGCAACAGTACAAGATTGGCTTCTGGATCGGTGTTGCCATGAC
- a CDS encoding uncharacterized protein (CAZy:CE5~TransMembrane:1 (n4-15c20/21o283-301i)~SECRETED:SignalP(1-20)) — translation MRSLALSFALLAAGSSAVTAASAPTCAKGLYMVVARGTEEPAGTGVTGNLTSQIAAKVPGSQVVAVDYPATFDDYEGSEGKGVQDMQKLLNAYGQACPDNKIAILGYSQGAQVSSDSVCGGGGSPFIDDKALSTSIMDNVVAVAIFGDPSHVANLTYDRGTSVRDGIFNRTEASIDVCKSYSSRIISYCDTGDIYCDSGSNTTVHHLYIERYGDDIVNFVVSQYEKAVGSSSSNSSSTTTAPPTSSATASPTSGGSGGRTNSTTSGPTKSASASTSPKSAANALTPAAGSLIFGAGLLAVLSQML, via the exons ATGCGCAGTCTCGCCCTCTCCTTCGCCCTGCTCGCCGCGGGCTCATCCGCCGTcacagcagcctcagcacCAACATGCGCCAAGGGTCTGTACATGGTCGTCGCCCGAGGCACTGAAGAGCCTGCGGGAACCGGTGTCACCGGCAATCTCACCAGCCAGATCGCCGCCAAGGTGCCCGGCAGCCAGGTTGTCGCCGTCGACTACCCGGCCACCTTCGACGACTACGAGGGCTCCGAGGGCAAGGGCGTGCAGGACAtgcagaagctgctcaaCGCCTACGGCCAGGCCTGTCCCGACAACAAGATTGCCATCTTGGGCTACTCTCAG GGTGCGCAAGTCTCCTCGGATTCCGTgtgcggcggtggtggcagcCCATTCATTGACGACAAGGCCTTGTCGACGAGCATCATGGACAATG TCGTCGCCGTTGCCATCTTCGGAGACCCAAGCCATGTCGCCAACCTGACATACGACCGAGGCACCAGCGTGCGCGACGGC ATCTTCAACCGCACCGAGGCCAGTATCGACGTCTGCAAGTCCTACTCCAGCCGCATCATCTCCTACTGCGACACCGGTGACATCTACTgcgacagcggcagcaacaCCACCGTTCACCACCTGTACATTGAGCGCTACGGTGACGACATTGTCAACTTTGTCGTCAGCCAGTACGAAAAGGCCGtcggctcctcctcctccaactCCAGCTCTACCACCACTGCTCCTCCCACCTCTTCTGCCACTGCTTCTCCCACCAGCGGTGGCAGCGGTGGCCGCACCAACAGCACCACCAGCGGCCCTACCAagtctgcctctgcctcaaCGAGCCCCAAGTCGGCTGCCAATGCTCTGACTCCTGCGGCGGGCAGCTTGATCTTTGGAGCTGGTCTGCTAGCTGTTCTGTCTCAGATGCTGTAA
- a CDS encoding uncharacterized protein (EggNog:ENOG41) — MSRSKNYKACRIASQSLPTNLDSKPDYRASHVNHSTLFHNCCILKTVLSPNFQQLLRKHIFNMGGLAFASGEYALYTPRMPKKVYEATKARCQEILRGLYHHVESPLDGPGKVDFGDIDIFLASPKPEASTGLYAINIISQALEAERAFVDNGGEGIKAAGSLAIPWPKGESNDGEDADKKHIQVDIRVCESEDKLRWMLFKHGHGDVWQIVGSMIRPYGLTVDDSALWLRVPEIEESNKKLARIFLTSDPPKVLEFLGLPMEGCWDHPFPSAEDMFDYIVSCRLMYVSPTAPEPDAKSLKSNDRRRMRQRPIFKKWVDEFIPECRQLGRFSERKFTREAVTEEAFAVFGVEKEYKARRKEFLIKQQEDFIWNSLIKDSIPTPNPSDQRAVLHKSCSVKALKEIILGSGEGYIFQPDKTSLKDADGFYNIEYIKEFIETHKDDVGKAALVRHNEKYADRLRQKGTKAQTESS; from the coding sequence ATGTCACGATCTAAGAACTATAAAGCCTGCCGAATCGCCTCCCAGTCGCTGCCAACCAATCTGGACTCGAAACCCGACTACCGAGCTAGCCACGTCAATCACAGTACTCTATTCCACAATTGCTGCATTCTTAAGACCGTGTTATCACCAAATTTCCAACAACTACTTCGCAAGCACATTTTCAACATGGGAGGCCTGGCTTTTGCCTCGGGCGAATATGCACTTTATACTCCTCGAATGCCGAAAAAAGTCTACGAAGCCACCAAAGCCCGGTGTCAAGAGATCCTTCGCGGTCTTTACCATCATGTGGAATCGCCTCTTGATGGTCCAGGCAAAGTAGATTTTGGAGATATCGATATTTTCTTAGCGTCCCCAAAACCAGAAGCTTCTACTGGTCTTTatgccatcaacatcataTCTCAAGCTCTAGAGGCCGAACGTGCTTTTGTTGATAACGGCGGTGAAGGAATTAAAGCCGCCGGAAGTTTAGCTATCCCGTGGCCCAAAGGTGAATCTAATGATGGTGAAGACGCAGACAAGAAACACATCCAAGTCGACATCCGAGTGTGCGAGTCGGAGGACAAATTACGCTGGATGCTTTTCAAACACGGCCACGGAGATGTGTGGCAGATCGTTGGATCGATGATTAGGCCGTACGGACTGACAGTCGACGACAGCGCGCTGTGGCTTCGAGTTCCCGAGATAGAAGAGTCCAATAAGAAACTAGCCAGGATTTTTCTGACATCGGATCCTCCCAAAGTTTTGGAGTTCCTTGGCTTGCCCATGGAAGGATGTTGGGATCACCCTTTTCCCTCTGCGGAAGATATGTTTGACTATATTGTTTCATGTCGGTTGATGTACGTCTCCCCCACTGCTCCAGAACCTGATGCGAAGAGTCTCAAATCAAATGATCGCCGGCGCATGAGGCAGCGGCCGATTTTCAAAAAGTGGGTGGATGAATTTATTCCAGAATGTCGTCAACTTGGTCGGTTTTCAGAACGAAAGTTTACCAGAGAGGCTGTTACCGAAGAGGCATTCGCCGTGTTTGGCGTTGAAAAGGAATACAAGGCCCGACGCAAAGAGTTTCTCataaagcagcaggaggacttCATCTGGAACAGCCTAATCAAGGATAGTATTCCTACTCCTAATCCCTCGGATCAGAGAGCTGTTCTTCACAAGTCGTGCAGTGTCAAAGCTCTGAAAGAAATCATTCTCGGGAGCGGCGAGGGCTATATTTTTCAGCCAGACAAAACTAGTCTCAAGGACGCTGACGGCTTCTACAACATCGAGTACATTAAGGAGTTTATCGAAACGCACAAGGATGATGTTGGAAAGGCAGCTCTCGTCAGACATAATGAAAAATACGCAGACCGTTTGCGCCAAAAGGGGACCAAAGCACAGACGGAGTCATCCTAA
- a CDS encoding uncharacterized protein (EggNog:ENOG41), translated as MGGLAFASGEYALYTPRMPKKVYEATKARCQEILRGLYHHVESPLDGPGKVDFGDIDIFLASPKPEASTGLYAINIISQALEAERAFVDNGGEGIKAAGSLAIPWPKGESNDGEDADKKHIQVDIRVCESEDKLRWMLFKHGHGDVWQIVGSMIRPYGLTVDDSALWLRVPEIEESNKKLARIFLTSDPPKVLEFLGLPMEGCWDHPFPSAEDMFDYIVSCRLMYVSPTAPEPDAKSLKSNDRRRMRQRPIFKKWVDEFIPECRQLGRFSERKFTREAVTEEAFAVFGVEKEYKARRKEFLIKQQEDFIWNSLIKDSIPTPNPSDQRAVLHKSCSVKALKEIILGSGEGYIFQPDKTSLKDADGFYNIEYIKEFIETHKDDVGKAALVRHNEKYADRLRQKGTKAQTESS; from the coding sequence ATGGGAGGCCTGGCTTTTGCCTCGGGCGAATATGCACTTTATACTCCTCGAATGCCGAAAAAAGTCTACGAAGCCACCAAAGCCCGGTGTCAAGAGATCCTTCGCGGTCTTTACCATCATGTGGAATCGCCTCTTGATGGTCCAGGCAAAGTAGATTTTGGAGATATCGATATTTTCTTAGCGTCCCCAAAACCAGAAGCTTCTACTGGTCTTTatgccatcaacatcataTCTCAAGCTCTAGAGGCCGAACGTGCTTTTGTTGATAACGGCGGTGAAGGAATTAAAGCCGCCGGAAGTTTAGCTATCCCGTGGCCCAAAGGTGAATCTAATGATGGTGAAGACGCAGACAAGAAACACATCCAAGTCGACATCCGAGTGTGCGAGTCGGAGGACAAATTACGCTGGATGCTTTTCAAACACGGCCACGGAGATGTGTGGCAGATCGTTGGATCGATGATTAGGCCGTACGGACTGACAGTCGACGACAGCGCGCTGTGGCTTCGAGTTCCCGAGATAGAAGAGTCCAATAAGAAACTAGCCAGGATTTTTCTGACATCGGATCCTCCCAAAGTTTTGGAGTTCCTTGGCTTGCCCATGGAAGGATGTTGGGATCACCCTTTTCCCTCTGCGGAAGATATGTTTGACTATATTGTTTCATGTCGGTTGATGTACGTCTCCCCCACTGCTCCAGAACCTGATGCGAAGAGTCTCAAATCAAATGATCGCCGGCGCATGAGGCAGCGGCCGATTTTCAAAAAGTGGGTGGATGAATTTATTCCAGAATGTCGTCAACTTGGTCGGTTTTCAGAACGAAAGTTTACCAGAGAGGCTGTTACCGAAGAGGCATTCGCCGTGTTTGGCGTTGAAAAGGAATACAAGGCCCGACGCAAAGAGTTTCTCataaagcagcaggaggacttCATCTGGAACAGCCTAATCAAGGATAGTATTCCTACTCCTAATCCCTCGGATCAGAGAGCTGTTCTTCACAAGTCGTGCAGTGTCAAAGCTCTGAAAGAAATCATTCTCGGGAGCGGCGAGGGCTATATTTTTCAGCCAGACAAAACTAGTCTCAAGGACGCTGACGGCTTCTACAACATCGAGTACATTAAGGAGTTTATCGAAACGCACAAGGATGATGTTGGAAAGGCAGCTCTCGTCAGACATAATGAAAAATACGCAGACCGTTTGCGCCAAAAGGGGACCAAAGCACAGACGGAGTCATCCTAA
- a CDS encoding uncharacterized protein (EggNog:ENOG41), which yields MHLVPSTARSLPVPPERPSASNLDPLSLSLPLPSPVFRSEFTPRCSNDNPQISPRPQAQVPPPTEPLPRTEASSSSPSPQKIPPLKPMQSRPFNHPNPLGSNPPQGPAATMEQNPQPPFVPSSAPAGRVQETLRSGNPIHAGMQRRPDDLRQPRQLPLPQRQPDYHAPQGGQQYNWNFPGREIIPPARNNRPLDGQWMTEEFLWIRVGGKPFRLPTQLLSEYPFWSALTVFEPPPQGWSIPDANPEIFTILLECVYTISGLHGTESGLNLVKLCYAINLAKRWGMIEDRKKLRDTAYRYIVRRIMHYDPNVPDDCHALDHSHYTYRSEELYRTWELSQKHNSIQKMLTQHDLIALYCCIIPQDIWPTLTARFKQEFTMLLDISATARRNSAGVTANADYRSWWHHYYRLAGFRDASWLSPDAQNRLFGPLGRDGNNASRERAEFEAARARGSALVNALEAQQAQQQPVTPATLGIPSVVEEIDASLENNPPSAHRRETRRVHFAQLPEIIRFSRQHSEIQMSAPDTALDPAEEETIHAEAAPAG from the exons ATGCATCTGGTACCAA GCACTGCTCGTAGTCTGCCCGTGCCCCCTGAAAGACCCTCTGCCTCGAACCTTGACCCTCTATCCCTTTCCCTTCCTTTGCCCTCTCCCGTATTCCGTTCCGAATTCACTCCTCGCTGCAGTAATGATAATCCTCAAATCAGCCCCCGGCCTCAGGCACAAGTGCCTCCTCCCACTGAACCGCTTCCTAGAACAgaggcctcttcttcaagccCTTCCCCACAAAAAATCCCCCCCTTAAAACCTATGCAGTCCAGGCCCTTCAACCATCCCAACCCTCTGGGATCGAACCCTCCTCAAGGGCCTGCCGCTACGATGGAACAAAACCCACAACCCCCCTTTGTTCCTTCGTCAGCGCCTGCGGGTCGAGTGCAGGAGACTCTTCGATCAGGAAATCCTATTCACGCCGGCATGCAGCGGAGGCCTGATGACCTGAGGCAGCCAAGGCAGCTCCCGTTGCCGCAAAGGCAACCTGATTATCATGCGCCGCAAGGAGGGCAGCAATATAACTGGAATTTTCCAGGTCGC GAAATTATTCCTCCAGCGCGTAATAACCGCCCCCTTGATGGACAGTGGATGACAGA AGAATTTCTTTGGATTCGCGTTGGAGGCAAGCCTTTCAGACTGCCGACGCAGCTTTTATCAGAGTACCCGTTCTGGTCTGCCCTTACCGTCTTcgagccgccgccgcagggCTGGTCTATACCTGATGCCAACCCCGAGATTTTTACCATTCTACTTGAATGTGTGTATACCATCTCTGGCCTTCATGGTACTGAGAGTGGGTTGAACTTGGTCAAGCTTTGCTATGCAATCAATCTCGCCAAGAGATGGGGCATGATAGAGGACCGCAAGAAGCTTCGAGATACCGCCTATCGCTACATCGTCAGAAGAATCATGCACTATGACCCGAATGTGCCTGATGATTGCCATGCTCTTGATCACAGTCACTACACATACCGATCAGAGGAATTGTATCGCACCTGGGAACTTTCTCAGAAGCATAACTCTATCCAAAAGATGCTCACTCAGCACGATTTGATCGCGTTATACTGCTGCATCATTCCGCAAGACATTTGGCCGACGTTGACAGCTCGTTTCAAGCAAGAATTTACAATGCTGCTCGATATTTCCGCAACGGCTCGCAGAAACTCAGCTGGCGTGACGGCCAACGCGGACTACCGTAGTTGGTGGCATCACTATTACCGCTTGGCAGGCTTTCGGGACGCAAGCTGGTTGAGCCCTGATGCGCAGAATCGCCTCTTTGGGCCGCTGGGTCGTGATGGGAATAATGCCTCCCGGGAGCGAGCAGAGTTCGAGGCTGCTCGAGCGCGTGGAAGTGCGTTGGTGAATGCGCTTGAGGCACAGCAAGCACAACAGCAGCCAGTCACACCAGCTACTCTAGGCATTCCCTCTGTTGTTGAGGAAATTGATGCCAGTCTTGAAAATAATCCTCCATCAGCGCACCGCCGTGAGACCCGGCGCGTTCATTTTGCACAGCTCCCGGAAATCATTAGATTTTCTCGCCAACACAGCGAAATTCAAATGAGTGCTCCTGATACAGCTCTCGATCCAGCTGAAGAGGAGACAATCCatgcagaagcagcaccGGCAGGTTAA
- a CDS encoding uncharacterized protein (EggNog:ENOG41), translating to MSDNVLQVAANAVQARSRIQQHIYKTPLIPARVAGKANSANVLFKAENFQLTGSFKIRGATSKLSIHPADGNLITASSGNHGIGAACAAKALSRKLTVVVPHSVVPAKLAKIKSYGANVILAGDDPGQAEQHAQRLAASGDYTYVSPYNDAGVIAGQGTIALEILEQAERVDNVFVAMGGGGLISGIGSVIKAFSPRTKVYGVSAINSKALAESMAAGQVVETEHKSTVADAVAGGIDDDTITLPLAISVIDQVVECDEEEIKAALKALAFEENMIVEGSAALALAGFNKVVESLAGQTSVIVLCGANYDQGIIKSIICG from the coding sequence ATGTCGGATAACGTTTTGCAAGTTGCAGCCAATGCTGTCCAGGCAAGAAGCCGCATTCAACAACACATCTACAAGACGCCCCTCATCCCAGCCCGTGTGGCAGGCAAAGCCAACAGCGCAAACGTCTTGTTCAAAGCAGAGAATTTCCAACTCACAGGCTCCTTCAAAATCAGGGGCGCAACATCCAAGCTGTCTATCCATCCCGCCGACGGGAATTTGATCACCGCTTCGTCGGGAAATCACGGTATTGGCGCTGCGTGTGCGGCAAAGGCCCTCTCTCGGAAGCTCACTGTCGTGGTCCCTCATTCGGTTGTACCTGCAAAGCTGGCCAAGATCAAGTCATATGGAGCGAACGTCATCTTGGCTGGGGATGATCCTGGCCAGGCTGAGCAGCACGCGCAGCGACTTGCGGCCTCGGGGGATTATACCTATGTTTCGCCGTATAATGACGCCGGCGTGATTGCCGGACAAGGAACGATTGCTCTTGAGATTCTTGAACAAGCCGAGAGAGTGGACAATGTGTTTGTTGCCATGGGCGGCGGTGGACTGATTAGCGGCATTGGGTCAGTTATCAAGGCGTTCAGTCCGCGTACAAAAGTGTATGGCGTTTCAGCAATCAACTCAAAGGCTTTGGCCGAGTCCATGGCCGCAGGCCAAGTAGTCGAAACAGAACATAAGAGCACCGTGGCAGATGCTGTTGCCGGAGGCATCGATGACGATACAATCACGCTCCCACTGGCAATATCTGTGATAGACCAAGTCGTCGAAtgtgatgaggaggagattAAAGCCGCCTTGAAGGCGCTTGCTTTTGAAGAGAATATGATTGTTGAAGGCTCTGCggctcttgctcttgctggCTTCAACAAGGTTGTGGAGAGTCTGGCTGGCCAAACGAGCGTCATTGTTTTATGCGGAGCAAACTATGATCAGGGTATTATCAAAAGCATAATATGTGGGTGA
- a CDS encoding uncharacterized protein (BUSCO:EOG092D4380) encodes MFKKDLQGAPKQKLKSSAQRALRQSLLATYPLLTPHIEEILPKKGSLESMKLPDRNTLYVLDSVPLFYQNDGSDLLPHLKLVHRFPQAFPSIRIDRGAIRFVLSGATLMAPGLTSAGGRLPVDGGKPLEEGKEMEQGIVEDGRWSRELAKGEPVVIMAEGKEEACAVGTLAAGTDEVKAKGKGPVVEDAHFLGDGLWNLNTA; translated from the exons ATGTTTAAAAAAGA TCTCCAAGGCGCCCCCAAGCAAAAGCTCAAATCCTCGGCCCAGCGCGCGCTGCGCCAGTCCCTCCTCGCCACGTACCCGCTCCTGACGCCGCACATCGAAGAGATCCTCCCCAAGAAGGGCTCCCTCGAGAGCATGAAGCTGCCCGACCGCAACACCCTCTACGTGCTCGACTCCGTGCCGCTGTTTTACCAGAACGACGGGTCCGACCTGCTGCCGCACCTGAAGCTCGTGCACCGCTTCCCGCAGGCGTTTCCTAGCATTCGGATCGACCGCGGAGCCATTCGGTTTGTGCTCTCTGGAGCGACGCTGATGGCGCCTGGGTTGACGTCTGCGGGGGGCAGGTTGCCTGTGGATGGGGGGAAGCCGCTggaggaggggaaagagaTGGAGCAGGGCATTGTGGAGGATGGGCGGTGGAGCAGGGAGCTGGCCAAGGGAGAGCCTGTGGTGATTATGGCGGAGGGTAAGGAGGAGGCTTGTGCGGTTGGCACGCTGGCTGCTGGGACGGATGaggtcaaggccaagggcaagggGCCTGTGGTGGAGGATGCGCATTTCTTGGGCGATGGGCTGTGGAATTTGAACACGGCGTGA
- a CDS encoding uncharacterized protein (EggNog:ENOG41), translating to MPLVVPGIMTSPEDKTQEWANKLVGKTFSETESNETMFCKRDLPETHRIIKPGQPVTRDFRPERLNVHLKEDGTVSHVVHG from the exons ATGCCTCTCGTCGTGCCCGGCATCATGACCAGCCCCGAGGACAAGACCCAGGAATGGGCCAACAAGCTCGTCGGAAAGACCTTTTCCGAGACTGAATCCAACGAGACT ATGTTCTGCAAGCGGGACTTGCCGGAGACGCATCGCATCATCAAGCCCGGCCAGCCTGTGACCAGAGACTTTAGGCCAGAGAGACTGAATGTGCATTTGAAGGAGGATGGCACGGTGTCGCATGTCGTTCACGGGTAG
- a CDS encoding uncharacterized protein (EggNog:ENOG41~TransMembrane:1 (n3-11c17/18o187-212i)~SECRETED:SignalP(1-17)), with amino-acid sequence MRLSSIAALALSGSALAASQQECFAQHSRDLAQFSDCSNPTNLEFCLSQITGSDISDVEACYSNAGCSAAQAASEAKYALQRCDEFAKMGDLRKRYRGVFEGAEKTVAARNPIAAPAPTHWARDGTLQCLATSTVKTSSCDIQTDKGVLKTLTCVPTEVAQSACAPGLMCSMDSQGTTVCMKKQDSLGVAGIIIAIVFGAFIVIGITFLTFACCRERRHQKQLEARAEATALARAQTKKARAAEARAPLMRQEGGDPFTDRAQS; translated from the coding sequence ATGAGACTCTCCTCTATTGCTGCTCTCGCCCTCAGCGGCAGCGCCCTTGCCGCCTCTCAGCAGGAATGTTTCGCTCAGCACAGCCGGGATCTGGCCCAGTTCTCCGACTGCAGCAACCCAACCAACCTCGAATTCTGCCTCTCACAAATCACCGGCTCCGACATCAGCGACGTCGAGGCCTGCTATTCCAACGCCGGATGCTCAGCGGCCCAGGCCGCCTCCGAGGCCAAATACGCACTGCAGAGATGCGATGAATTCGCCAAGATGGGAGACCTGAGGAAGCGATACCGCGGCGTGTTCGAGGGAGCAGAGAAGACAGTCGCTGCCCGAAACCCTATTGCCGCCCCGGCACCAACCCACTGGGCTCGTGATGGCACTCTCCAGTGTCTCGCCACCTCCACCGTCAAGACCTCGTCCTGCGATATTCAGACTGACAAGGGTGTCCTCAAGACCCTCACATGTGTGCCCACCGAAGTTGCCCAGAGCGCCTGTGCCCCCGGCCTCATGTGCTCCATGGACAGCCAGGGCACTACCGTCTGCATGAAGAAGCAAGACAGCCTCGGCGTtgccggcatcatcatcgctatcGTTTTTGGtgccttcatcgtcatcggcaTCACCTTCCTGACCTTTGCTTGCTGCCGAGAGCGTCGCCACCAGAAGCAGCTCGAGGCCCGTGCCGAGGCCACCGCTCTCGCTCGCGCCCAGACAAAGAAGGCTCGAGCCGCCGAAGCCCGCGCTCCCTTGATGCGCCAAGAGGGAGGTGACCCCTTCACCGACCGCGCCCAGTCTTAG
- the RHO2 gene encoding Rho GTPase — protein MSNGSAQNVIRRKLVIIGDGACGKTSLLSVFTLGYFPTHYIPTVFENYVTDCRVDGKSVQLALWDTAGQEDYERLRPLAYSKAHVILIGFSVDTPDSLDNVKHKWIEEATRLCEGVPIILVGLKKDLRDDPVAIEEMRKKSQRFVTAHDGEGVAREIGAKRYLECSSLSGEGVDDVFEAATRAALLTFEKGESTGCCVVL, from the exons ATGTCGAATGGGAGTGCGCAAAACGTCATTCGCAG GAAGCTCGTCATTATTGGAGACGGCGCCTGCGGTAAAACAAGTCTGCTCAGCGTCTTCACACTTGGCTATTTCCCTACA CATTAT ATCCCAACCGTCTTCGAAAACTACGTAACCGACTGTAGAGTAGATGGCAAGTCTGTGCAGCTTGCCCTATGGGATACGGCCGGTCAAGAGGACTACGAGCGGTTACGGCCCTTGGCTTACTCCAAAGCGCACGTCATCCTAATAGGCTTTTCTGTTGATACACCCGATTCCCTTGACAATGTCAAGCACAAG TGGATCGAAGAGGCTACCCGTCTTTGCGAAGGTGTACCCATCATTCTCGTCGGGCTGAAGAAAGATCTGCGGGATGATCCTGTTGCCATTGAGGAGATGCGCAAGAAATCCCAACGATTCGTTACTGCCCACGATGGCGAAGGCGTTGCACGAGAAATTGGAGCCAAGCGATACCTGGAATGTTCCAGTTTGAGCGGAGAGGGCGTCGACGATGTGTTTGAAGCCGCCACCAGAGCTGCTCTTCTTACATTCGAGAAGGGGGAAAGCACCGGTTGCTGTGTCGTTCTATAA